The following are encoded together in the Gammaproteobacteria bacterium genome:
- a CDS encoding Fe-S oxidoreductase — protein MSSREGGLQAPTRHPLGWTSEDFYNEEKCLAEMDRVFDICHGCRRCVSLCDSFPTLFDMVDESPTFELEGADKSKYKDVVDHCYLCDLCYQTKCPYVPPHEWAIDYPHLMLRAKAIKFRREGASLRDKVLTSTTTLGRLASIPLVDVTVNAANKLGFVRKGLEAALGVHHLAKVPQYQSNHLRKRLRNHQPGAQEPQTAGPTRGKVAVFGTCYGTYNTPQMGEDLVRVFEHNRIPTKLVSGEKCCGMPKLELGDLDSVAALKEHNIPVLVEAIRAGWDIIAPIPSCVLMFKQELPLMFPDDADVRTVKENIYDPFEYLMHRHKAGLLNTEFPNSLGKVAYQVACHQRVQNIGLKTRDVLALIPGTEVKAIERCSGHDGTYAVRKETYEHAMKIVKPVVGQVQQFDPTSYTSDCPMAGSHIAHGLGHDTDPLHPLSLLRKAYGI, from the coding sequence ATGAGTTCGCGCGAAGGCGGCCTGCAGGCACCCACCCGTCACCCGCTCGGCTGGACCAGCGAGGATTTCTACAACGAGGAAAAATGCCTCGCGGAGATGGATCGCGTGTTCGATATCTGTCACGGATGCCGGCGCTGCGTGAGCCTGTGCGACTCGTTCCCGACGCTGTTCGACATGGTCGACGAATCACCCACCTTCGAACTCGAGGGCGCCGACAAGAGCAAGTACAAGGACGTGGTGGACCATTGCTACCTCTGCGACCTGTGTTACCAGACGAAATGCCCCTACGTGCCACCCCACGAGTGGGCGATCGACTATCCGCACCTGATGCTGCGCGCCAAGGCCATCAAGTTCCGCCGCGAAGGCGCCAGCCTGCGTGACAAGGTCCTCACCTCCACCACCACGCTCGGGCGCCTCGCCAGCATTCCGCTGGTCGATGTAACCGTGAACGCGGCAAACAAGCTTGGCTTTGTGCGCAAGGGCCTCGAAGCGGCGCTTGGCGTTCACCACCTGGCCAAGGTGCCGCAATACCAGAGCAATCACCTCAGGAAGCGCCTCAGGAATCACCAGCCCGGCGCCCAGGAACCGCAGACCGCGGGTCCGACGCGCGGCAAGGTCGCGGTGTTCGGAACCTGTTACGGCACCTACAACACACCCCAGATGGGCGAGGACCTGGTGCGGGTGTTCGAACACAACCGCATCCCGACCAAACTCGTCAGCGGCGAAAAATGCTGTGGCATGCCAAAGCTCGAACTCGGTGATCTCGACAGCGTCGCCGCGCTGAAGGAACACAACATCCCGGTTCTGGTCGAAGCGATCCGCGCCGGCTGGGACATCATCGCGCCGATCCCTTCCTGCGTCCTGATGTTCAAGCAGGAATTGCCGCTGATGTTCCCGGACGATGCCGATGTGCGGACCGTGAAGGAGAACATCTACGATCCCTTCGAATACCTGATGCATCGCCACAAGGCCGGCCTGCTGAACACCGAGTTCCCGAACAGTCTCGGCAAGGTGGCCTACCAGGTGGCCTGTCACCAGCGGGTGCAGAACATCGGTCTGAAGACACGCGACGTGCTCGCGCTGATCCCCGGCACCGAGGTCAAGGCCATCGAGCGCTGCTCGGGGCACGATGGCACCTATGCGGTGCGCAAGGAGACATACGAACACGCGATGAAGATCGTGAAGCCGGTCGTGGGCCAGGTACAGCAGTTCGACCCCACGTCCTATACCAGCGACTGCCCGATGGCGGGCTCGCATATCGCCCACGGCCTCGGTCACGACACCGATCCCCTGCACCCGCTGTCGCTGCTGCGCAAGGCATACGGGATCTGA
- a CDS encoding rubrerythrin codes for MELKGSKTAKNLADAFAGESQANRRYLYFAAKADVEGSPDVAAVFRATAEGETGHAHGHLEYLEQVGDPATGLAIGATEHNLKSAIAGETHEYTDMYPGMAKTARDEGFGEIADWFETLAKAERSHAGKFQRTLDSYLSER; via the coding sequence ATGGAACTCAAGGGCTCGAAAACTGCAAAGAATCTGGCCGACGCATTTGCCGGCGAAAGCCAGGCCAATCGTCGTTATCTTTACTTCGCGGCCAAGGCGGATGTCGAAGGCTCACCGGATGTCGCGGCGGTATTCCGTGCGACGGCGGAAGGCGAAACCGGTCATGCACACGGCCACCTCGAGTATCTCGAGCAGGTTGGCGATCCGGCGACGGGCCTTGCCATCGGTGCCACCGAGCATAACCTCAAGTCGGCGATTGCCGGTGAAACCCACGAGTACACCGACATGTACCCGGGCATGGCAAAGACCGCGCGCGACGAAGGCTTCGGCGAGATTGCCGACTGGTTCGAGACACTGGCCAAGGCCGAGCGCAGCCACGCGGGCAAGTTCCAGCGCACGCTGGACAGCTACCTGTCGGAGCGCTGA
- a CDS encoding alpha/beta hydrolase produces the protein MSSSEPSRHQAPRTLYAALEFGRAVQELSSLLPTNRWLSRLPHGEGQPVMTLPGFGGADGSTALMRRYITRWGYEAHPWRLGRNLNPGSAKEMSSVLDFMDTVIGIVGKQLHDIKKKSGKRVSLVGWSLGGLYSRQLAATYPDLVRQVITLGTPFGDPRSTIVWPIMQRLRETREPPEADMQRWMERARIPLEVPLSVIWSKTDGFVHPSIACETEGPRTENIHVCSSHAGFGVNPQTFYVLADRLAQPEGQWSPFERHGWRRLLYSGKPVRY, from the coding sequence ATGAGCAGCAGCGAGCCTTCGCGCCATCAGGCGCCACGAACACTCTACGCGGCACTGGAATTCGGGCGTGCGGTGCAGGAGCTCAGCTCCCTGCTACCGACCAATCGCTGGCTGTCCCGCCTGCCGCACGGCGAGGGGCAACCGGTGATGACGCTACCCGGATTCGGTGGTGCTGATGGCAGCACCGCACTGATGCGCCGCTATATCACGCGCTGGGGTTATGAAGCACATCCCTGGCGGCTGGGACGCAACCTCAATCCGGGATCGGCAAAGGAAATGTCCTCGGTTCTCGATTTCATGGACACCGTGATCGGGATCGTTGGCAAGCAACTGCACGACATCAAGAAAAAAAGTGGCAAGCGCGTCTCGCTGGTCGGGTGGAGCCTTGGCGGTCTCTACTCGCGGCAATTGGCGGCGACCTACCCGGACCTGGTACGGCAGGTGATCACCTTGGGCACGCCCTTCGGTGATCCGCGCTCGACCATCGTCTGGCCGATCATGCAGCGCCTGCGCGAGACACGGGAACCGCCCGAGGCTGATATGCAGCGTTGGATGGAACGGGCGCGCATTCCGCTCGAAGTACCGCTGTCGGTGATCTGGAGCAAGACCGACGGCTTCGTTCATCCCAGCATCGCCTGCGAAACCGAAGGCCCCCGCACCGAAAACATTCACGTCTGCAGCAGCCATGCCGGCTTTGGCGTCAACCCGCAGACGTTCTACGTACTCGCCGACCGTCTGGCGCAGCCGGAAGGCCAATGGTCACCGTTCGAGCGTCATGGCTGGCGACGTCTGCTGTACAGCGGCAAGCCGGTGCGGTATTGA
- a CDS encoding LysR family transcriptional regulator, with translation MNIRDLQYLVAVAELQHFGRAAERCHASQPTLSMQIRKLEDQLGVALFERSGRRVLITGAGEQIVERARILIRDYEELQSVARRLKDPTAGHYRLGVFPTLAPYLLPRVIPAIHAEYPRLRLLLLEEKTELLLARLRRGQIDLALLALPVPGDDLYCKTLFDEPFCLAASDRHPLARKKNVGPSDLQDANLLLLDEGHCLRDQALEFCKRNAIDESREFRATSLETLIQMVATDLGITLVPEMATRDAPRNLRFIPFRAPAPHRTIGLVWRRNTSQQDFFEQLGELITRHRAGV, from the coding sequence GTGAACATCCGCGACCTGCAGTACCTGGTTGCGGTTGCCGAACTGCAGCACTTCGGGCGCGCGGCAGAACGTTGCCATGCCAGCCAACCGACACTCAGCATGCAGATCCGCAAGCTCGAGGACCAGCTTGGCGTGGCACTGTTCGAGCGCTCGGGACGCCGCGTCCTGATTACCGGCGCGGGCGAACAGATCGTCGAGCGTGCCCGCATCCTGATCCGCGACTACGAGGAACTGCAAAGCGTTGCGCGCCGCCTCAAGGATCCCACCGCCGGCCACTACCGCCTCGGCGTGTTCCCCACGCTTGCCCCGTACCTGTTGCCACGGGTGATACCCGCGATCCATGCCGAGTACCCGCGGCTGCGCCTGTTGCTGCTCGAGGAAAAAACCGAACTGCTGCTGGCACGGCTGCGGCGCGGCCAGATCGACCTGGCGCTTCTCGCGCTGCCGGTGCCGGGCGATGACCTCTATTGCAAGACGCTGTTCGATGAACCGTTCTGTCTTGCCGCAAGCGATAGGCATCCGCTCGCGCGCAAGAAAAATGTCGGGCCGTCCGACCTGCAGGACGCCAACCTGTTGCTGCTCGATGAAGGACACTGTCTGCGCGACCAGGCGCTGGAATTCTGCAAGCGCAACGCGATCGACGAAAGCCGCGAGTTCCGTGCCACCAGCCTCGAGACCCTGATCCAGATGGTCGCGACCGATCTGGGGATCACACTGGTTCCGGAAATGGCGACCCGCGACGCCCCGCGCAATCTGCGCTTCATACCGTTCCGCGCTCCCGCACCGCACCGCACGATCGGTCTCGTGTGGCGGCGCAACACCAGCCAGCAGGACTTTTTCGAACAGCTCGGCGAGCTGATAACACGGCATCGTGCCGGCGTTTGA
- a CDS encoding putative Ig domain-containing protein, whose amino-acid sequence MNMELNCLMPVNFRMAAYANCMLVTATHVQRQRLVSVGMSEYQATEFATRYPEILAVKPDTMGGSYGFSATVLKSVDGKLTLAIRGTSGITDLAEDFMSVFPDGTAYRQIVEMYNWWLQVSRPAGTLVAQYVIADGLGTPPPGGVTLSPGEYLVQVAPVGATGELSQALALDPLIDVTGHSLGGHLAMAFASIFAADVGQVTVFNAPGFLSSTVNQRFFAGLGGSIPDGLRTTNVIASENGSDSNSFSPIGGLHSRPGVAVDVPIEDQSAWPPAGNHAIALLAESLAAYQLLVQLDPGLTLERYHALLQSSSNRMDASLERVIDGVRALIGIDADPLPTGSAQREALYQAIYALQDPVGTPQFTQLRGNLVFNALEDISVAKARSDFGVFLSLMQLSPLGIGTNQAGAAVLHAVHAAAYQQWAKGASATSDTFLHDRLTLLNASAILNSNDAEVIGESLYARDRGLYIDREKMAAGDRAVQLVDEVIRLVDNPDRAEFAVTRRFVFGTDQADYIEGGAASDRLYGQAGNDTLEGGDGDDELQGGAGNDSYLIGFAGGGAARPLGDIVSDEQGSNTLWVQHGAGGSHMAVRALGQIVGNLYAEPDAHGKPANGTRYLLSGVDLIATTAGGNSVTIEGFLLRDGVVLGDRNANAFGISFSDMIDAAAPATDITVTRLGSASNETDPLAHWREYSSQGGHGWSTTAIRFDADQVQNYNGSPAHGNLGGVFEGGPVGDYLGGDGDANALYGLAGADLLEGGGADDYLAGGAGADTISGGAGHDLIFGSERADYETLFAVQDPIVRGFYFTQARDAASDINWLDGGAGDDLVSGGEHADIIDGGSGWNRLFGGTGSDQIVGGADTDIVYGDSALAYRLTTGANQNIFEHLEIAFADGADTVDRYDDLVTAGGGDDYLWGELGNDTLYGEGGDDLLVGDRVNDRDWFDAELPAYANTSAALATVLHGDDKLYGGAGNDLLWGLGGNDLLDGGAGNDTLVGHEGSNTYLFGRGDGLDTIVPFVDPAAGKLNTLRFKPGVSPGEIIVSRNGADLRIAIEATTDCLVIGSFFKADDVRNPENPLQRIEFSSGTGWTLDQLLARCFTGTAANDTLTGTVTAEAMDGGGGDDSLLGRGGDDTLRGGTGNDTLNGEDGVDMLFGGAGNDSYILGAGDIVVELAGEGIDTVFSAASCTLGEQVENLTLTGSAYAMQGYGNALDNVIRGTTTAAGSYQGTNLLYGEGGNDVLWGEGQDDNLYGGDGNDTLYGDSGSLALALHGSDYLNGGDGDDLMFGFGGNDRYAGFSASSGRDVISDNSGGSDRIEFALDANVDIESMQFTRQGNDLKMTINAGNSITVSGWYANPNNVIESMLVRNQGYSYWYTATQIQGCADGVNTAPVANQMDMQDAHPGQASRFTVPDYAFFDIESQHSLSYTATMADGSPLPAWLSLDAATGEFTALAPADSADQSFPVRLTGWDEGGLSASISFEFAIVRAMIDGTEGDDVLAGSMWNDFFDAMGGDDVLDGLDGADEMWAGEGQDTLYGGAGDDSLLGGEGNDYLDGGVGADGMWGQNGDDIYVVDNTFDRVTEDDTEEDDGVDEVRATISYTLPAFIENLLLVGSAAINGTGNTLSNVLTGNSGKNTLAGLAGNDTLDGGSAGTDVLKGGTGNDTYLVNRSSGITLTENAGEGTDTVVAGVTYTLGNNLENLVLAGSAVINGTGNTLANAITGNSASNILGGGSGADTLVGGAGNDTLDGGSGNDFTIGGPGNDVHVVAQAGDVAAENANEGIDTVNSSITRSLEANIELLFLGGTGAINGTGNTLANLLRGNSANNTLAGGGGCDILEGSAGNDKLSNTSGNTLLCGGAGADTLSGSGSNDLLIGGTGNDTLNTGNGADIIVFNKGDGQDTVAASSTRDNTLSLGGGTKYADLLFQKSGNNLVLKVGSTDQITFTNYYSSASNHSIDRLQLVLEGSTDYNTGSSNPLYNRKIASFDFNGLVGAFDAARTSNPKLGAWALSSALSAQHLGGSNSAAIGGDLAYRYGVGGKLADISFTPAMGILAAGGFGSSVQSLQASASLQDGSPRLS is encoded by the coding sequence ATGAACATGGAGCTGAACTGTTTAATGCCAGTGAACTTTCGCATGGCGGCCTATGCGAATTGCATGCTGGTCACTGCCACACACGTTCAAAGGCAAAGACTTGTATCGGTAGGGATGAGTGAATATCAAGCGACCGAATTCGCTACCCGCTACCCGGAAATCCTCGCGGTAAAGCCGGATACGATGGGAGGTTCCTACGGCTTTTCAGCTACGGTACTGAAGAGTGTTGACGGAAAGTTGACGTTGGCCATTCGTGGAACATCGGGAATTACCGATCTCGCCGAGGACTTCATGTCCGTCTTTCCCGATGGGACGGCCTACCGGCAGATTGTCGAGATGTACAACTGGTGGTTGCAGGTTTCAAGACCGGCTGGAACGCTGGTGGCGCAGTATGTGATTGCGGACGGATTGGGAACACCACCACCCGGAGGCGTTACATTGTCGCCCGGCGAGTACCTTGTCCAGGTGGCGCCGGTCGGTGCAACCGGCGAACTGAGCCAGGCGCTGGCGCTTGATCCGCTGATCGATGTAACGGGCCATTCGCTGGGCGGCCATCTCGCGATGGCATTTGCGAGTATTTTTGCCGCTGATGTCGGGCAGGTCACCGTGTTCAACGCACCCGGCTTCCTGTCGAGCACGGTGAATCAGCGTTTCTTCGCCGGGCTGGGTGGTTCGATTCCCGATGGTTTGCGCACAACCAATGTGATCGCCTCCGAGAACGGCAGCGACAGCAATTCCTTCAGCCCGATCGGTGGCCTGCATTCACGCCCGGGCGTGGCGGTCGATGTCCCGATCGAGGATCAGAGTGCCTGGCCGCCTGCGGGCAATCATGCGATCGCGTTGCTCGCCGAATCGCTGGCGGCCTACCAGTTGCTGGTGCAACTCGATCCGGGCCTCACGCTCGAGCGTTACCACGCGCTGCTGCAGTCTTCGAGCAACCGGATGGACGCGAGTCTCGAACGCGTGATCGACGGGGTGCGGGCACTGATCGGTATCGACGCGGATCCCTTGCCCACCGGATCCGCCCAGCGCGAGGCGCTGTACCAGGCCATCTACGCGCTGCAGGATCCCGTGGGCACGCCGCAGTTTACGCAATTGCGCGGCAACCTCGTGTTCAATGCGCTCGAGGATATTTCCGTCGCGAAGGCGCGCAGTGATTTCGGCGTGTTTCTGTCGTTGATGCAGTTGTCCCCACTGGGAATAGGGACCAATCAGGCGGGCGCGGCGGTGCTGCATGCCGTGCACGCCGCGGCTTATCAGCAATGGGCAAAGGGCGCTTCGGCCACCAGCGACACCTTCCTGCACGATCGGCTGACGCTGCTGAACGCCAGCGCAATCCTCAACAGCAATGACGCCGAGGTGATCGGCGAAAGCCTGTACGCGCGCGATCGCGGGCTCTACATCGACCGGGAAAAAATGGCGGCGGGCGATCGGGCGGTGCAGCTCGTGGATGAGGTTATTCGCCTGGTGGACAATCCGGATCGCGCGGAGTTTGCCGTGACGCGACGATTCGTGTTTGGAACCGATCAGGCCGATTACATCGAAGGTGGCGCCGCAAGTGATCGGCTGTACGGACAGGCCGGCAATGACACGCTCGAGGGCGGCGACGGTGATGACGAGTTGCAAGGCGGCGCCGGCAACGACAGTTACCTGATCGGCTTTGCAGGGGGTGGCGCGGCGAGACCGCTCGGCGATATCGTAAGTGATGAACAGGGAAGCAACACGCTTTGGGTGCAGCACGGCGCCGGCGGCAGTCATATGGCGGTCAGAGCGCTGGGCCAGATCGTCGGCAACCTGTACGCGGAACCCGACGCGCACGGCAAACCGGCGAACGGGACGCGCTATCTGCTGAGCGGGGTCGATCTGATCGCGACCACGGCGGGCGGAAATTCCGTGACGATCGAGGGATTCCTGCTGCGCGATGGCGTGGTGCTTGGCGACAGGAACGCCAATGCCTTTGGCATCAGCTTCAGCGACATGATCGATGCCGCTGCGCCAGCGACCGATATCACGGTCACGCGCTTGGGCAGCGCCAGCAACGAGACCGATCCGCTTGCCCACTGGCGCGAATACAGCAGCCAGGGTGGACACGGCTGGTCCACCACGGCCATCCGCTTCGATGCGGATCAAGTGCAGAATTACAACGGTTCGCCCGCCCACGGCAATCTTGGCGGTGTCTTCGAAGGCGGTCCGGTTGGCGACTATCTCGGAGGCGATGGTGATGCCAATGCGCTTTACGGGCTCGCCGGAGCCGACCTGCTGGAGGGCGGCGGCGCCGATGACTATCTCGCCGGTGGTGCGGGAGCGGACACGATCAGCGGCGGCGCCGGTCATGATCTGATATTCGGCAGCGAGCGCGCCGATTACGAGACGCTGTTCGCGGTTCAGGATCCTATCGTGCGCGGGTTCTATTTTACCCAGGCGCGTGACGCCGCAAGCGATATCAACTGGCTCGACGGTGGCGCCGGCGATGATCTGGTGAGCGGCGGCGAGCATGCCGACATCATCGACGGGGGCAGCGGCTGGAACCGTTTGTTCGGCGGTACCGGAAGCGACCAGATCGTCGGTGGTGCCGACACGGATATTGTCTACGGCGATTCCGCGCTGGCGTACCGGCTGACGACCGGTGCGAATCAGAATATCTTCGAGCACCTGGAGATCGCGTTCGCCGATGGTGCGGATACCGTTGACCGCTACGACGATCTGGTAACCGCGGGAGGCGGCGACGATTATCTCTGGGGTGAACTCGGAAACGACACGCTGTATGGCGAGGGGGGCGACGATCTGCTGGTTGGCGATCGCGTGAACGACCGCGACTGGTTCGATGCCGAACTGCCCGCTTATGCGAACACGTCGGCGGCACTGGCGACGGTACTGCACGGGGATGACAAGCTATACGGGGGCGCAGGCAATGACCTTCTGTGGGGGCTCGGCGGCAACGATCTGCTCGATGGCGGCGCCGGCAACGACACCCTGGTCGGTCACGAGGGCAGCAACACCTATCTCTTCGGTCGCGGGGATGGTCTGGATACCATTGTCCCCTTCGTTGATCCGGCGGCCGGCAAGCTCAATACGCTGAGATTCAAGCCCGGTGTCTCACCCGGGGAAATCATCGTGAGCCGCAACGGTGCGGACCTCAGGATCGCGATAGAGGCAACCACGGATTGTCTCGTCATCGGATCATTTTTCAAGGCGGACGATGTGCGGAATCCGGAAAATCCGCTGCAACGCATCGAATTTTCCAGCGGAACGGGCTGGACCCTCGATCAGCTGCTGGCGCGGTGTTTCACCGGTACCGCCGCTAACGACACGCTCACCGGCACGGTGACTGCGGAGGCCATGGATGGCGGTGGCGGTGACGACTCGCTGCTGGGGCGTGGCGGAGACGATACCCTGCGTGGTGGCACCGGCAACGACACGCTGAACGGTGAGGACGGGGTGGATATGCTTTTCGGTGGCGCCGGCAATGACAGCTACATTCTCGGCGCAGGCGATATCGTCGTGGAGCTGGCCGGCGAAGGGATCGACACGGTGTTCTCGGCTGCGTCCTGCACACTTGGCGAACAGGTGGAGAATCTGACGCTCACGGGGAGCGCATACGCGATGCAGGGATACGGTAACGCGCTGGACAATGTCATTCGCGGAACCACCACCGCGGCCGGCAGCTACCAGGGCACCAACCTGCTCTACGGGGAGGGCGGTAACGATGTGCTGTGGGGCGAGGGGCAGGACGACAACCTGTACGGCGGGGATGGCAATGACACCCTCTACGGTGACAGCGGCTCGTTGGCGCTTGCGTTGCATGGCAGCGACTACCTCAACGGCGGTGATGGCGATGACCTGATGTTCGGCTTTGGCGGTAACGATAGATACGCCGGTTTCAGCGCCAGCAGTGGACGCGATGTGATCAGCGACAACAGCGGCGGCAGCGATCGGATCGAGTTTGCGCTGGATGCGAACGTCGATATCGAAAGCATGCAGTTCACGCGTCAGGGCAACGATCTGAAAATGACGATCAACGCCGGTAATTCGATCACCGTCAGCGGCTGGTATGCGAACCCGAACAACGTCATCGAATCGATGCTGGTTCGCAACCAGGGATATTCGTACTGGTATACGGCAACCCAGATCCAGGGCTGCGCTGACGGCGTCAATACCGCACCCGTCGCGAACCAGATGGATATGCAGGATGCCCATCCCGGTCAGGCGAGCCGCTTCACGGTACCTGACTATGCGTTCTTTGACATCGAATCGCAGCACTCACTGAGCTACACGGCGACAATGGCCGACGGTTCGCCGCTGCCCGCGTGGTTGAGCCTCGACGCGGCCACTGGCGAGTTCACCGCCCTGGCGCCGGCCGACAGCGCGGACCAGTCTTTTCCTGTCCGCCTGACAGGCTGGGATGAGGGCGGGCTTTCGGCTTCAATAAGCTTTGAGTTTGCGATCGTCCGGGCCATGATCGATGGCACGGAAGGGGATGATGTTCTTGCTGGCAGCATGTGGAATGATTTTTTCGATGCGATGGGTGGCGACGATGTTCTCGATGGCCTGGACGGCGCGGACGAGATGTGGGCGGGCGAGGGTCAGGATACGCTTTACGGGGGCGCCGGAGACGATAGCCTGCTCGGCGGTGAGGGTAATGACTATCTCGATGGCGGTGTCGGCGCCGATGGGATGTGGGGCCAGAACGGTGACGATATCTACGTGGTCGACAACACCTTCGACCGTGTCACTGAAGACGATACCGAAGAGGACGACGGTGTCGACGAAGTGCGCGCCACGATCAGTTATACCCTGCCGGCATTTATCGAAAACCTGCTGCTTGTCGGCAGTGCCGCGATCAACGGCACCGGCAACACGCTGAGCAATGTGCTGACTGGCAACAGCGGCAAGAACACGCTTGCCGGGCTCGCGGGGAACGATACCCTGGACGGCGGCAGCGCCGGCACGGATGTGCTGAAGGGCGGAACCGGGAACGATACCTACCTGGTGAATCGCAGTTCGGGAATCACGCTGACCGAAAACGCCGGTGAAGGCACGGATACCGTTGTCGCCGGCGTGACGTATACACTCGGCAACAATCTCGAAAACCTGGTGCTCGCGGGAAGTGCCGTGATCAACGGGACCGGGAATACGCTCGCCAACGCGATCACCGGAAACAGCGCCAGCAATATCCTGGGTGGCGGTTCCGGAGCCGATACGCTCGTCGGTGGCGCAGGCAACGACACGCTCGATGGCGGATCGGGAAATGACTTCACGATCGGCGGTCCCGGCAATGATGTCCACGTGGTTGCCCAGGCGGGTGACGTGGCAGCCGAAAACGCGAATGAAGGCATCGACACCGTGAACTCTTCCATTACCCGATCGCTCGAGGCGAATATCGAGTTGCTGTTTCTCGGCGGTACCGGCGCCATCAACGGCACCGGCAACACGCTGGCCAATTTGCTGCGTGGCAACAGCGCGAACAACACGCTTGCCGGTGGCGGGGGTTGCGATATCCTGGAAGGCAGCGCGGGCAATGACAAACTGTCGAACACGTCCGGCAACACGCTGCTGTGTGGCGGTGCGGGTGCCGATACCCTGAGCGGCAGCGGCAGTAACGATCTGCTGATCGGCGGCACTGGCAACGATACGCTGAACACCGGCAACGGTGCCGATATCATCGTGTTCAACAAGGGCGATGGGCAGGACACGGTGGCCGCGAGCAGCACCAGGGACAACACGCTGTCGCTGGGCGGAGGCACGAAGTACGCCGATCTGTTGTTCCAGAAAAGCGGCAATAACCTGGTCCTGAAAGTGGGCAGCACCGACCAGATCACGTTCACCAATTATTATTCCAGCGCATCCAACCACAGCATCGACAGATTGCAACTGGTGCTGGAAGGCAGCACCGATTACAACACGGGTTCATCCAACCCGCTTTACAACAGGAAGATCGCAAGCTTCGATTTCAATGGACTGGTAGGCGCGTTCGATGCCGCCAGAACCAGCAATCCGAAGCTGGGTGCATGGGCGCTGAGCAGCGCATTGTCGGCACAGCATCTGGGTGGCAGCAACAGCGCGGCGATCGGCGGTGACCTGGCGTATCGTTATGGCGTGGGCGGCAAGCTTGCGGATATCTCCTTCACCCCTGCGATGGGGATCCTGGCTGCTGGCGGTTTCGGTTCGAGTGTACAGTCCTTGCAAGCCAGTGCCAGCCTGCAGGACGGCTCACCGAGATTGAGTTAG
- a CDS encoding DUF3565 domain-containing protein — MKQGIVGYHRDELEDWVAELACGHFQHVRHTPPWMNRPWVVSEEGRTSMLGFELECKKCDAGAARDQL; from the coding sequence ATGAAGCAGGGCATTGTCGGCTATCACCGCGATGAGCTTGAGGACTGGGTCGCGGAACTCGCCTGCGGGCATTTCCAGCATGTACGCCACACTCCGCCGTGGATGAATCGACCGTGGGTGGTCAGTGAAGAGGGCAGGACATCGATGCTCGGATTCGAACTGGAATGCAAGAAGTGTGATGCGGGGGCAGCGCGCGACCAGCTTTGA
- a CDS encoding DUF3501 family protein, with protein sequence MIHTITPNDLIPLDEYARQRDAYRSEVMQTKKLRYVAIGENVSLLFENRTTVLYQILEMLRIEKTTDSEGMQQELDAYNPLIPGGKDWRATMLIEFADADERRVQLKYLRHVEHHVYADIGGTRIAATADEDMERSNEEKTSAVHFLRFDLTDEVISALRSGAALAFGIDHPHYHFENRIEDPAVLASLVDDLL encoded by the coding sequence ATGATTCACACCATCACACCGAACGACCTGATTCCGCTCGATGAGTATGCGCGGCAACGCGACGCCTATCGCAGCGAGGTCATGCAGACCAAGAAACTGCGCTATGTCGCGATCGGCGAGAATGTCTCGCTGCTGTTCGAGAACCGCACCACCGTGCTCTACCAGATCCTCGAAATGCTGCGTATCGAGAAGACCACCGACAGCGAAGGCATGCAGCAGGAACTCGATGCCTACAATCCGCTGATCCCGGGCGGCAAGGACTGGCGCGCGACGATGCTCATCGAGTTCGCGGATGCCGACGAGCGTCGTGTGCAGCTCAAGTACCTGCGTCACGTCGAACATCATGTTTACGCGGACATCGGTGGCACCCGCATCGCCGCGACCGCGGACGAGGACATGGAACGCTCCAACGAGGAGAAAACGTCAGCGGTGCACTTCCTGCGTTTCGATCTGACCGACGAGGTGATTAGCGCGCTACGCAGCGGCGCTGCGCTCGCGTTCGGCATCGATCATCCGCACTATCATTTCGAGAATCGCATCGAGGATCCGGCCGTCCTCGCCTCGCTCGTCGACGACCTGCTGTGA